tcttttttatgggCTGGCTCAAAGTGGCCGAAACGTTGATTTGTCCTTTTggcgatgacgatgacgatttTGAGCTCAACTGGCTCATCGATCGTAACTTGCAGGTGTGCTATCTCATAGTCGATGAGATGCACAATGAGCATCCAGAGCTTGTCAAGGATCAGTACTGGGATGACGTTTTTCCACAGGAGTTGCCCTATGCTGATGAGTCACAGCGTCAAGCGCCACCAGAAGCCTCGACAGCACGTTTGGACTTGACCAAAATAACTTCGGCGGCACCGTTAAAGCGCACTACCGAAACATCCGAGGTTGATTTCACCAACTTTGGCGAGGATACCGAAAGGGGGCACGGCGACCATGAGCTACGTATTCGCTTTCGTTCACAACGTGTTGTGTCCACTTCCTCATCAATATCCATGGTGGACCTTAGTACCCCGGGTAAGCGCGATGAAATTGATGAAGGTGAAGAGGGTGAAGAGGGTGAAGAGGAAGAGTATATGGACCTTTTGTCATATCGTGATAAGAGCATGGATGATTTTGATCGCCTGCGCGAGGAGCGTGAGCGCGAACGTGTCGAAAGGCAAATGCAGCATGCTGCCATGACCTATGATCTAATTAAAGGTGAACTAGCTAATACTGCAGCTTCAGACGGCCCATCAAcgtcaagcaaacaaagcaaggAAACCTCTCAACAAGACACTGAAATGCAAACTGAAAAAAGTTACATTGGCTCGAAGAAATaaatgaacttttttttttattaatatttaataattattaataattaataatctttttgcatatatggtttttatacactttgacatttttgtaaaaattggAAGAAGTTGTGCACATgcaacagggagaaggaggcgtggcagacctcACAAagtatattcttgatcagcaagcaaactgagtcgatatagccgtGTCGATAGTCCGTCTGAATGTATGACCGActgtttctatttatttttcttactttctccccctcccccgcaaatcgaaaaaaaaacgtattacacccacaatattaggaaattaaaatatattgagaaatctgaaaaaaataacaaatacgcTTTGTCATGTTGTTATTGAGCGATgccgaaaatttcagaacaatcggaatttttcatatttcaattttcaatatagacagcgggtgaCGCGcccgctgttttgtgtgtggatgtgtttgtgagtacatgcgtgtgtttgctgcgattccctagtcaaagtgtatataaaagtaggttgcgcccaacttgaATGCGCCCATTTGTTTTAAGAGACATAACCAGTGCTCGCTTCACAATTTTAAGTAAAAtctaatagaaaatatatttagtcaTTAGTTTATTTGTgcgaatttaaaaataaattttaaatattaagctttattagtataaatttgaaaacatttttttacattttatcaaatttaatattttggtaATGCCTAAAAAAAAGTGTTGGGCTAGTAGACTGTGCAATAAATGTTCATAGATTCAAGAATTACCCAATTTAGTTTCTCAACTAAATTCATCATGACTGTTACATATACTGCGAATGTGGCCACCTCTGGCGTTATAAGcaagtttttacttttgcttttccgGTAAGTTTGTTTGTAATCTAGGCAGATAGACTAATAAGAAGTTCAACCTAAAAAAGATGGCGTGCTAGCATTTATAAGCTGGTTTGGTGTGATCTGCTAGTTTTCATCGGCCTCTATATACTACTGGCCTTAACTTACAGATTGATTATGAACGAGCCCACTCGCAAGTAAGTCTTTCAATGCCAAGCTTAATCGCATATTAAAGAAAtgattttttgctttcatGCTATTTCATGCTGTTAGTATGTTCGAGTCCTTGGTTATTTACTTCTTGGCGCATGGAAGTCTCATACCCTTGGCGTTTGTTTTGGGCTTTTTTGTGTCCATTGTAATGGATCGCTGGTGGAAGCAGTATACGACGATACCGATGCCAGACTCGATTGCTATACTGGTGAGCTCCTGCATACATGGCTTCGATGACCGCGCTCGTGTCATGCGTCGCACCATCTTACGCTATGTGGTGCTCTGTCAGGTGATTGTCTTCACTATGATATCGCCGAGTGTGAAGAAGCGCTTTCCCAACTATGACCACATCATTGAAACGGGGCTGCTGCAGGAGTGCGAAAAGAAAATTATGGAAGACTTGGACTTGGCTTTTCCGCACTATCCCAAGCATTGGATGCCCATTGTTTGGGCGGCTAGCATTGTCATGCGTGCCAGGCGAGAGAATAAAATACGCGATGATTATGCTGTCAAGTCGATAATCGatgaattgaataaatttcgCGGCTTGTGTGGATTCCTGCTGTACTACGACTGGGTTAGTGTGCCCTTGGTATACACTCAGGTGGTCACATTGGCCACCTACACCTATTTCCTGTGCAGTGTCATAGGTCAACAGTGGATTGACGTGCCCGAGACTGGTACAAGAGACAATGTTGTTGTACGATTCTTTCCCATACTAACGGTGTTGCAGTTCTTCTTCTACATGGGCTGGCTGAAGGTGGCCGAATCACTAATTAATCCCTTTggtgacgatgatgatgacttTGAGGTAATTTAGTTGGTTATGGTAATAGTTTACTTATTCCCTTATCCACAGCTCAACTGGATGATTGACCGCAATCTGACTGTGGCCTACTTGATTGTGGATGAAATGCATCAAGAGCATCCTGAATTGGTCAAGGATCAGTACTGGGACGAGGTGTTGCCCAGTGAGCTGCCAAACTACGACACGCAACGTCGATACGTTGTACCAGAGGCGTCGACAGCTCGTTTGATTTTACAGAAATCGGTGCCCAGCGGTGAACATTTGGTAATCTTTGGTGAATCTTACTAATAGCCTAACGTATAACTGTTGTTCTGTCCTCAATAGAGATCGTTTCTTGGAGGACGACAGCGTTTCTATCGTGAGAGCACTTCTAGCTTTTTATCACACACCAGCTCACGCAAGATTGGCAAAAAATTCACAGATATGGAAAAGCGCCCAACCTTTTCCCCCCATCACGATTCAGAAGATACACTTGATGCCCGCACCAGTCCCGCCAGCTGTAAGCGCAATAAGTTTTCTTTATCTTTACAAAGGTTCTTATAACAGCTTAACTGCAGTGAACTTTGAGGAGCTTATCGAGCAGCGCAATCGAGAGCGTCGTGAGCGTTTGCGTAACCGTTTTCTCAATATGCGCTCCAATCAGCGACCACCGAACTCTGGACGTTATACCGTTACAGTGCTGCGGCCTCCTTCGCTGCGCAGTAGTCAGCATTTCTTCCATGAGTTCGAAGAGTACGAGGAGGAAGAGACTGTGGCTGAGActgagcaagagcaagagcaagagcatgAAGCGCCCAACAACAAACCAGAGAAATATgagtaaatttgcatttgctgttgactTTAAAGATATGTTAAATACAGCTTTGATTTTTCGCATATATCTTGTTTATTTTCCATTTCGTAAACCCCAATGAATTTCGCTTAAATTCGCTTGTCAGTGACATACATTGTTTTTGATTGGTTAAGACAATGTGCATACACAATTTCTGTGGCAAATACTACTTAAAATTCTTGGATAAAAGGGTATGCCAAAAGCGCGGATTCTTACAcgttaataattaaacacgTTTTTATTAACTGCATAGAGGGTATGATCATTTATCAACAAATCATTTTTTTGGCGACAtacgtttgttgtttttgcataatttgcaggCCACAATGGCAGCAGGCATGCTGAGCCAGTTAAAGCGGCAGATAGCTGACAAAAACAGCAAGTGAAATGGCTCATTGTTTGCATTATCATAACTGAACATCTGAAAATCTGATGCGatgcttgttattattttttacacttgACAGCACTTTACAGCCGCagaaaaaacacacaacagagcaaaaaaaatacaaaaatttaaaaaaacacacacatgttcgTAGACAAACAACTGTCGTCCACATCACACTGTGGGTGGTAATGCTAGTGAATTGCTGGTCCAATATAAATTCCAATGAAagtttcaaaattttattatttttaatgctcgCTTGTAATGTGGTTCAATGCGGTGCCATTCAGCTCGCCACTTAACTCATTTGGCTGCTTTTGCActgttttttcatttgcttttctctctctcttactcattttgtaaattttttatgcagccaatcagtcaatttttaataattgcacgGCGCTGTGTACATTGTCCGAGTACCGCAGGCAAAAATGACCAAAAATCAGCTCAAAATTGCGACACTCTGATTAACAAATGCTCTGCAGGTGTTGATGGGTGTACACATTTCTATTCAGTTTTAGCTCTATTTCATGTATATCACCAATTATCCTATCATAAAAGAACAATAAACTCATAAACTTTGTATCAGAATACCAAAAGGCAATAAATTCTTCATTGtactttacttttagtttaacTGATtgcaaataagtaaaataaataaatttatatcttttatgaatatatacttacattttagttattaaaaaCCTTAATATCATAAgttgtaacatttttttttaagttaatcaTTAAGGTGTTTTCACCTATTCAATCGATTCAGCCCATTAGGCGCGAATGCttgttgataaataaaaactactaaatatatatacacacatacatacatacatatatttgcctTGATTCCATTCCAATTGCTTCAATTTCACATTTCTAGCCAAATATTTCACATACCCCTagtatatttttgcaatatattatatatatacatgtgcaTCGTGTTGAGTTGTATTTTGCCTAATGTCGCCAGGCGGCTCTGATTGATGACATGGCGGCCACTTGGCAACATGCAATCATATATTTGTGAATGCCACTTGCTGTGGCAAGCGCTGAGTGGTaggagacagagacagagagagcggaACACAGTGAGGctgaaatcaaacaaaaaggggttaatttaatttcgcgCACGAACGCATTTGTCCATAATTGGCAATTAGCACTGGCCATTGGTTATAGACATCATCTCTcttacacactcacactcacagtcacacacacactcgctcaCAGATATTACAACTGATGAGGCGGCAACTTACAACACGGTCAtcgtttgcattttgcatttggccaacggcaacaaatatttaaccaCGGCCATCTGCAAatatgtgttttattttactctttttatttttgtgtttgacTGTAAGTGATTTTTTGTTACGTGTATATTGGGTTTTTTAAATGTGCAGAATTATTGAGGCGTTGAAATAATAATCATCGCGCTCCCATCGCAATATATCGAATATTTGTTGCCTGATTGCAgctgatgcagcagcagcgttaatTGCAACAGGCCTGCAAAATGCGTTTAATACCAATTCAGAGCGCGTTGGAGcctgctaaaaaaaaaaagaaaacaatattAACACATTTATCACAACATTTGGCTAGGATACTTTAATGTCCCCTCGGGGAAGACACATTTGACCGCCGCTCGCATTTATCTTTGCCTGCAACGAGAATAGTAGAGGGTAGTTTGATTTTGAAACCTTTTGTAccttttgaaataaaattaagtcaaAAGCTTTTACTTTTCACACTTTGACGCTGACTCAAAGTCTTTGGACATTTAATCTTAATCTTAGATAAAAGTCCTTTAAGACGCCAGCAACCCTTGCACGGCTCTGAGCCCAAAAGAAACGCATTAGTTGTTGGCTACGACACAACCGGACATTATCGTTAACATCTTTGACTTTTATCCTGGCTAATGCTAATTTTTGTTTCGCCTTGCCTTAACCCCCTCACTCTCTCACCCAATTTGGTTACCTTTTTCGGCGTCGATTGTTGccgtgctgctgttgttgttgttgttgttgttacacaGGCTAATTATGTGACAGCCTATTAGCAACTCGATAAATATGTGCCCAGCGGAGTAGAGCTCACAAACAAATAGACCCCGTCCAGCTACAGGCTACTTTTTCATGCTgtttgcaaaagtttgctttatgGCGGCGGTGGCTCCTGTGTGTCCTGTGTACGTTGCGAGGCTCATTCATTAGATATGCGAACCCTGCTCCCGGGCTGATTATGACAAAGCACTTTTACCCAATTGGGTAAATTAGGTGGAAACTGAAAACTAAATGAAACGGAACTCGGCATACGCCCACTTTAGCCCGCTCGCAGTCATTTTAAGCGACatgacacaaaaaaaaactgaaagaaaaaatagctggagagagtgtgagagaaaGTGCAAAATTCCATTGCCTTTTGACGTTTTTGTCTCGGAACTCAGAAATTTGGACCACGAACCgtagcaattattttgtattaacgAAAGGGTTTTACATTTGCGTTTTAGCCAACGTCCGCTAACGTTCGAGTTCGAGTCCGAGTCCGAGTCAGAGTCCAGCGGCAACAacgtttaacaacaaaaaaaaaattacaacaacatgCCGCACATTATGATAGAGTTGGGCGCAGCTTGGGGCAAG
The DNA window shown above is from Drosophila busckii strain San Diego stock center, stock number 13000-0081.31 chromosome 3L, ASM1175060v1, whole genome shotgun sequence and carries:
- the LOC108599016 gene encoding bestrophin-4 — its product is MTVTYTANVATSGVISKFLLLLFRWRASIYKLVWCDLLVFIGLYILLALTYRLIMNEPTRNMFESLVIYFLAHGSLIPLAFVLGFFVSIVMDRWWKQYTTIPMPDSIAILVSSCIHGFDDRARVMRRTILRYVVLCQVIVFTMISPSVKKRFPNYDHIIETGLLQECEKKIMEDLDLAFPHYPKHWMPIVWAASIVMRARRENKIRDDYAVKSIIDELNKFRGLCGFLLYYDWVSVPLVYTQVVTLATYTYFLCSVIGQQWIDVPETGTRDNVVVRFFPILTVLQFFFYMGWLKVAESLINPFGDDDDDFELNWMIDRNLTVAYLIVDEMHQEHPELVKDQYWDEVLPSELPNYDTQRRYVVPEASTARLILQKSVPSGEHLRSFLGGRQRFYRESTSSFLSHTSSRKIGKKFTDMEKRPTFSPHHDSEDTLDARTSPASLNFEELIEQRNRERRERLRNRFLNMRSNQRPPNSGRYTVTVLRPPSLRSSQHFFHEFEEYEEEETVAETEQEQEQEHEAPNNKPEKYE